CCGTAACGAATTACCTGTTTATTTCTTGCCTTTAAGTGATAGTGGCAAGATAGCTTTCATTAACGCTTCTGAGCTTTCATTTAAAAGCGAAGAAATACGTCGTTTCTTTTCAAGTTATGGCAGGTTTATAACTAGAGAGGAAGCAGAACGGGCCTTTTCACTCACAGAAGGCTGGGCCATTGCGGTAAGTGCCTTGGCATTAAGCGGTAAAATAACCGCCGATCACAAGCTTGACGGCGGCCTTTTGGACGAATATATAAAAACACAGATTTGGGATAAATTAGATAAAAATTTGCGTCTCTTTTTATTTAAAACCTCTATTGTGGATGAATTTACCGTTAAACTTTGTGAACGTCTAACACAAAATCCTGACACAGAGCAGATTCTTAACATGCTGTGTGATGGGAATATGTTTATCAGTAAGCAAAATGATACCTTTCGATATCACCATTTGTTCTTGGATTTTCTTCGGAGAGAGGCTGATACAAATATTGATGTCCGATATGATGCTCAATATCGGATTGCAGCAGAGTATTATCTTGATGAAGGAAAATATTTTGATGCACTGCGCTATTTCGTGAAAACCGACAACAGTAAAGGAACAGCTACTGCTCTATATCATTTTTGGAATAGTACAGGAAAGTCAAGCTCCGAACTCTCAAGAATTTCCTTTATCAACGAGCTTCCTGCTATCTTTCTGGAACAAAATCCGTATTTATATATTAGCTGCGCCTGGTACGCTCTCTTTTTCAGCAATGTAAGTGATTTCTTTTTTCACTTGGATAAGCTTTATGAGCGTATTCAGGACATTATCAGCGAATATGGAATGTTTGTTGAAAGTATGCTCTTTCTCTTTACTATTGATCATCGATATACCTTTACGCAGCAATTGGCAAAACTACCAAAGGATAAGGAAATAACGGTAAATGAGCAAAGTGTGCCGAAATCCCAATGTCAGTATTTCCCGTTCTACCATAGAACACATCGGGATTATTCATATTACGCATTGAATACCGAAGAACACTTCACAGAATTTCGCCATGTATTTTTTATGATGCTCGGAAGCTATTATCAGATT
The nucleotide sequence above comes from Variimorphobacter saccharofermentans. Encoded proteins:
- a CDS encoding MalT transcriptional regulator family protein: MNVNALQTDKQIPIKLPEICAPRQELLRCFDKASEKRFIYIHAPGGCGKTVSTLLWLQKSGYHPIWLGLDIYDNTPAAFYRFFCSSLFSVMPQNESLARIIMESSFNDSPIEYTIEIISRFAFDDRKYALVLDDFYFITNEEILKSLIYIVKRLPLSITVVILSRNELPVYFLPLSDSGKIAFINASELSFKSEEIRRFFSSYGRFITREEAERAFSLTEGWAIAVSALALSGKITADHKLDGGLLDEYIKTQIWDKLDKNLRLFLFKTSIVDEFTVKLCERLTQNPDTEQILNMLCDGNMFISKQNDTFRYHHLFLDFLRREADTNIDVRYDAQYRIAAEYYLDEGKYFDALRYFVKTDNSKGTATALYHFWNSTGKSSSELSRISFINELPAIFLEQNPYLYISCAWYALFFSNVSDFFFHLDKLYERIQDIISEYGMFVESMLFLFTIDHRYTFTQQLAKLPKDKEITVNEQSVPKSQCQYFPFYHRTHRDYSYYALNTEEHFTEFRHVFFMMLGSYYQIIESGVRAGLLYEKNQLKLHFP